Proteins from a single region of Sneathiella aquimaris:
- the rpmB gene encoding 50S ribosomal protein L28 codes for MARRCELTGKGVQAGNNVSHAHNKTRRRFLPNVQDARLMSDALGRSFSLKVSAAALRSVEHNGGLDNFLLKARDEKLSLQARRVKRDVKKAVATA; via the coding sequence ATGGCCCGTCGTTGTGAATTGACAGGTAAAGGTGTTCAGGCTGGCAACAATGTCAGTCATGCCCATAACAAAACCCGTCGCCGTTTTCTGCCTAACGTGCAGGATGCTCGGCTGATGTCCGACGCTCTTGGCCGTTCTTTCAGTCTGAAAGTTTCTGCCGCTGCATTGCGCTCTGTTGAGCATAATGGCGGTTTGGATAACTTTCTTTTGAAAGCACGTGACGAAAAACTGTCACTTCAGGCACGTCGTGTTAAGCGGGATGTCAAAAAAGCGGTCGCAACAGCGTAA
- the cobS gene encoding cobaltochelatase subunit CobS yields the protein MTPLELAGSAPEINLPDTTVSAREVFKIDTDLEVPAFSQTSDLVPDLDPTYVFDHDTTMAILAGFAFNRRVMVQGYHGTGKSTHIEQVAARLNWPCIRVNLDSHISRIDLVGKDAIVLRDGKQITEFREGILPWALQSPTAIVFDEYDAGRPDVMFVIQRVLEVEGKLTLLDQNRVIRPHPAFRMFATTNTIGLGDTTGLYHGTQQLNQGQMDRWNIVTTLNYLPEAHETEIVIAKLPSYDTEEGRKTIRSMIACAELSRSGFISGDISTVMSPRSVITWAENAEIFGDVGFAFRVTFLNKCDEMERPIVAEYYQRSFGEELPESAANIVTS from the coding sequence ATGACGCCATTAGAACTTGCCGGAAGCGCACCGGAAATAAATCTTCCCGACACTACGGTTTCAGCCCGTGAGGTCTTTAAGATTGACACGGACCTTGAAGTCCCGGCTTTCAGTCAAACTTCAGATCTGGTTCCTGACCTGGATCCAACTTATGTTTTCGACCATGACACAACCATGGCCATTCTGGCGGGATTTGCTTTTAATCGCCGCGTTATGGTTCAGGGCTATCACGGAACCGGCAAGTCGACCCATATCGAACAAGTAGCCGCCCGACTGAACTGGCCTTGCATCCGGGTTAATCTTGATAGTCATATTTCCCGTATCGATCTGGTTGGTAAAGATGCCATCGTGTTGCGAGATGGCAAACAGATCACGGAATTCCGCGAAGGTATTCTTCCATGGGCACTACAATCACCAACAGCCATTGTTTTTGATGAGTATGACGCTGGCCGCCCTGATGTTATGTTCGTTATTCAGCGGGTTCTTGAGGTAGAAGGCAAACTGACTTTGCTCGATCAGAACCGGGTTATCCGTCCGCATCCCGCTTTCCGCATGTTCGCGACCACAAATACAATCGGTTTGGGTGATACAACCGGGCTTTACCATGGCACACAACAGTTAAACCAAGGCCAGATGGACCGTTGGAACATCGTTACGACGTTGAACTATCTGCCAGAAGCCCACGAAACGGAAATTGTTATCGCCAAATTGCCGTCTTACGACACAGAAGAAGGGCGCAAGACAATTCGCTCGATGATCGCTTGCGCCGAATTAAGCCGGTCTGGTTTCATCTCTGGTGACATTTCAACTGTCATGAGTCCCCGGTCAGTGATTACCTGGGCTGAAAATGCAGAGATTTTCGGGGATGTTGGATTTGCATTCAGGGTCACGTTCCTGAACAAATGCGATGAAATGGAACGCCCGATTGTTGCAGAATACTATCAGCGAAGCTTCGGTGAAGAGCTCCCTGAATCTGCGGCAAATATTGTGACGTCCTAA
- a CDS encoding J domain-containing protein has protein sequence MKKYDFKHSMADDISQQRICDHQQCQEPGEFRAPKSRLMDRGTPNDYRWFCLAHIREFNKSWNFFEGMSDNEILKYKDEDITGHRPTWKMGAPANNSKTEFKYDDPFDFRRETGHDHFNERDANRRRSTEEVSFDAKDREAFAVLNLEPGCQIKDIKRRHKELAKKFHPDLHGGDKQAEEILKKINQAYTHLLSYGNS, from the coding sequence ATGAAGAAGTATGATTTTAAACACTCCATGGCCGACGACATTTCCCAGCAACGGATTTGCGATCATCAGCAATGTCAGGAGCCCGGCGAATTTCGGGCACCCAAGTCGCGCTTAATGGACAGGGGAACACCCAACGATTATCGGTGGTTTTGTTTGGCCCATATTCGGGAATTCAACAAATCCTGGAACTTCTTCGAAGGAATGTCGGATAATGAAATTCTCAAATATAAAGACGAGGATATCACCGGGCATCGCCCGACCTGGAAAATGGGAGCTCCTGCGAACAATTCAAAGACCGAATTTAAGTATGATGATCCATTTGATTTCAGGCGCGAAACAGGGCATGATCACTTCAATGAACGCGATGCCAATCGGCGTCGATCGACAGAAGAGGTTTCTTTTGATGCAAAAGATAGAGAAGCCTTTGCTGTTCTCAACCTTGAGCCGGGCTGCCAAATAAAAGACATCAAACGCCGGCATAAAGAGCTCGCCAAAAAATTCCATCCCGATCTTCACGGCGGGGATAAACAGGCAGAAGAAATATTAAAAAAAATCAATCAGGCCTATACACACCTTCTTTCATACGGTAATTCCTAA
- a CDS encoding helix-turn-helix domain-containing protein, whose translation MTVHGKVRKHVKVVSNSSKSEEEPLTRHIDVHVGNRIRERRILMGYTQQQMANLIGVTYQQAHKYERGINRISAGRLYSIASALNVPINYFFDNLQATDTAETSSRQRMCLEMARNFAQIKNEKYQDALSHLARALSQHTEDTTEKV comes from the coding sequence ATGACTGTCCACGGCAAGGTAAGAAAGCATGTAAAAGTCGTCTCGAATTCCAGCAAGTCTGAAGAAGAGCCTCTTACCCGCCATATTGATGTTCACGTCGGAAACCGCATTCGCGAAAGACGCATTCTAATGGGTTATACCCAGCAACAAATGGCTAATCTTATCGGTGTCACCTACCAGCAGGCGCATAAATATGAACGTGGTATCAACCGGATTTCTGCCGGTCGATTATACAGCATCGCCAGTGCGCTAAATGTACCGATCAACTATTTCTTTGATAATCTACAGGCGACGGACACAGCTGAAACCTCCAGCCGGCAAAGAATGTGCCTTGAAATGGCCCGCAATTTTGCGCAAATCAAAAATGAAAAATATCAGGATGCGCTCAGCCACCTGGCGCGTGCCCTTTCCCAACATACAGAAGACACGACGGAAAAGGTCTAA
- a CDS encoding shikimate kinase, translating to MMTSERDAPVETVDIKGDRSEKNIGNKTIVLVGLMGAGKSSVGRRLAHQLGLPFKDADTEIEAASNLSIPEFFEKHGEAAFRDGERKVISRLLEGPQHVLATGGGAYMDKETQALISKYACSVWLRADLDTLYKRCMKRNTRPLLKTGNPRTILKDLMDKRYPVYGGADITVESADGPHEHVVNRIISALENRHSNHL from the coding sequence ATGATGACAAGTGAACGTGACGCCCCAGTGGAAACTGTAGACATTAAGGGTGATCGCAGCGAAAAAAACATAGGGAATAAGACCATCGTACTGGTCGGTCTAATGGGGGCCGGAAAAAGTTCTGTTGGTCGGCGTTTGGCACACCAGCTAGGCCTTCCTTTTAAGGATGCGGATACCGAAATTGAAGCCGCCTCAAATTTAAGTATCCCCGAGTTTTTTGAGAAACATGGCGAGGCCGCCTTTCGGGACGGCGAACGTAAAGTAATTTCCAGGCTGCTCGAAGGCCCCCAACATGTCCTTGCAACCGGGGGCGGGGCTTATATGGATAAGGAAACTCAGGCACTGATCTCAAAATATGCATGCTCGGTCTGGCTGAGGGCAGATCTGGATACTTTGTACAAACGGTGTATGAAAAGAAATACGCGCCCTTTACTGAAAACCGGCAATCCACGGACGATTCTTAAAGATCTGATGGATAAACGGTATCCTGTTTACGGTGGGGCAGACATAACGGTTGAAAGCGCAGATGGACCGCATGAGCATGTGGTTAATCGGATCATCAGTGCGCTGGAAAACAGACATTCCAATCACCTTTAA
- a CDS encoding AEC family transporter, whose amino-acid sequence MFQILFNIIAPVVICAGLGYYWSKSNRSFHMETITGLVSNIGAPMLIFTTLVQLEGDLTEFLEFGFIALIALITFVPIGFVVLKVLKLDYRDYLPALMFPNTGNMGLPLCYFAFQQEGLILALAFFTIHAVLQFTFGVWIASGSGSITQFLKTPLVYAVSISLALRWFEVPMPLWVIDTSKLLGGMTIPLMLMALGVSLASLSAQHLKEATILSVTRLLMGFLVGLGLSELFGLEGTARGVLILECTMPVAVFNYLLSLRYGRAAGQVAGTVLVSTLLSFLTLPLLLLFLLG is encoded by the coding sequence ATGTTTCAGATCCTTTTCAATATTATTGCGCCCGTCGTCATCTGCGCGGGCCTCGGCTACTATTGGTCCAAATCCAATCGATCTTTCCATATGGAAACGATCACTGGACTTGTGTCCAATATCGGTGCGCCAATGCTTATCTTTACGACGCTGGTGCAGTTGGAAGGGGATCTGACCGAATTTCTTGAATTTGGCTTTATTGCCCTTATTGCCCTGATCACATTTGTACCGATCGGATTTGTCGTCTTAAAGGTTCTCAAGCTTGACTACCGCGACTACCTGCCTGCCCTGATGTTTCCCAACACTGGTAATATGGGACTGCCGCTATGTTATTTCGCCTTTCAGCAGGAAGGCTTAATTCTCGCGCTGGCATTTTTCACCATTCATGCGGTACTGCAATTTACGTTTGGGGTCTGGATTGCTTCAGGCTCAGGCTCCATTACCCAGTTTTTGAAAACACCACTTGTTTATGCGGTTTCGATTTCCCTCGCCTTACGTTGGTTTGAAGTCCCGATGCCGCTTTGGGTAATAGACACAAGCAAACTTCTGGGTGGCATGACAATTCCGTTGATGTTGATGGCGCTTGGTGTGAGCCTTGCCAGTCTGTCCGCGCAACATCTGAAAGAAGCCACGATCCTGTCAGTGACCCGCTTATTGATGGGTTTTCTGGTAGGTCTGGGTCTTTCTGAGCTGTTTGGATTGGAAGGGACGGCAAGAGGCGTCCTTATCTTGGAATGTACAATGCCTGTTGCCGTCTTCAACTATCTTCTGTCCTTACGCTATGGTAGAGCGGCCGGACAGGTTGCGGGGACTGTACTTGTTTCTACCCTGCTCTCTTTCCTGACCTTGCCACTGCTCCTGCTGTTTTTGCTGGGCTAG
- a CDS encoding BolA family protein gives MSVAALIEQKLNEKFAPTVLVVTDESALHAGHAGARPGGESHFRVEITSAAFNGQSRVARQRMVYGVLSDEMKETIHALALTVKGDDEGLS, from the coding sequence ATGTCAGTTGCTGCTTTAATCGAACAAAAACTCAATGAAAAATTCGCTCCGACAGTCCTTGTTGTGACCGACGAGTCTGCTTTGCATGCCGGTCATGCTGGCGCCCGCCCTGGGGGTGAAAGTCATTTCAGAGTAGAAATAACATCTGCTGCCTTTAATGGTCAATCCAGAGTGGCCCGTCAGCGAATGGTGTATGGTGTTCTGAGTGACGAAATGAAAGAAACCATTCATGCACTCGCTTTGACAGTGAAAGGCGATGACGAAGGACTGTCCTGA
- the meaB gene encoding methylmalonyl Co-A mutase-associated GTPase MeaB, which produces MTIKKLKVGANTEEMARKIREGNRRYLARAITLAESIRSDHQEQAQSLLTSLLPDTGNSIRIGISGTPGVGKSTFIEAFGKFLTAKGHKVAVLTIDPSSKRTGGSILGDKTRMEELSRDPNAFIRPSPSGGSLGGVARRTREVMLLCEAAGFDVILIETVGVGQSETTVADMVDMFMLLLAPAGGDELQGIKRGVMELADIIVINKADGDLVPVAKRAAAEYRGAVGLMRPKSKHWMPTVLMTSALKKTGIEELWETIGKYREAREEHNELDQQRKDQASAWMWAELDESLMNRLKSHEQVSADLVGMEQAVKAGELSPTAAAQQLLATFLGNSGRGQ; this is translated from the coding sequence ATGACAATAAAGAAACTAAAAGTCGGTGCCAATACCGAAGAAATGGCCAGAAAAATCCGGGAGGGCAACCGTCGGTATCTGGCTCGAGCCATCACCCTTGCTGAATCAATCCGTTCAGACCACCAGGAGCAGGCCCAGAGCTTACTGACGTCTTTGCTGCCAGACACAGGGAACTCTATCCGAATTGGTATTTCGGGAACTCCTGGTGTTGGAAAGTCGACCTTCATTGAGGCTTTTGGAAAGTTTCTGACGGCGAAAGGCCACAAAGTTGCGGTCCTGACCATTGACCCGTCTTCCAAGCGGACAGGGGGCTCCATCCTGGGCGATAAGACGCGTATGGAAGAACTTTCCCGGGACCCCAATGCTTTTATCCGCCCTTCCCCCTCAGGAGGCTCTTTAGGCGGTGTTGCGCGGCGTACAAGAGAGGTCATGTTGCTATGTGAAGCCGCAGGCTTTGATGTGATCCTGATCGAGACGGTAGGGGTCGGGCAATCAGAAACGACGGTTGCTGATATGGTCGATATGTTCATGCTGTTGCTCGCACCGGCGGGCGGAGATGAGTTGCAGGGCATTAAACGGGGGGTGATGGAGCTTGCGGATATCATCGTCATCAATAAGGCAGATGGCGATCTCGTGCCGGTTGCGAAGCGCGCGGCGGCGGAGTACCGCGGAGCGGTTGGGCTGATGCGTCCAAAAAGTAAACATTGGATGCCCACGGTGCTTATGACATCTGCGTTAAAGAAAACCGGGATAGAAGAATTATGGGAAACCATCGGGAAATATCGGGAAGCTCGTGAAGAGCATAATGAGCTTGATCAGCAGCGGAAGGATCAGGCTTCAGCTTGGATGTGGGCGGAACTGGATGAATCGTTAATGAATCGGTTGAAATCCCATGAACAGGTCTCGGCGGATCTTGTCGGAATGGAGCAGGCGGTGAAGGCTGGTGAACTTAGTCCAACCGCTGCGGCGCAGCAACTTCTGGCTACTTTCCTAGGGAATTCGGGGCGGGGTCAGTAA
- a CDS encoding dienelactone hydrolase family protein, whose translation MYARREILKSLGAVPLATILASPELAKAAASTLENQTLKLDNGKSVSAALALPDGGPAPAVMLIHEWWGLNDQIKSVAAEFAKSGYVALAVDLYGGNVATDPEEARKYMQATEAKEATETLQKWNGWLRGHQATTNHLGTVGWCFGGGWSLNASIASPVDATVVYYGNVTRSPEELAKLQGPVQGHFATQDKWINQEMVDGFVANMKQAGQKDPEIYWYEADHAFANPSGGRYDQEDAQLSWQRTQAFLKMHLG comes from the coding sequence ATGTATGCACGACGGGAAATTTTGAAATCATTGGGTGCGGTGCCACTTGCTACTATTCTTGCAAGCCCTGAGCTTGCAAAGGCAGCCGCGTCAACGCTTGAAAATCAAACCTTAAAGCTGGACAACGGAAAGTCTGTTTCTGCCGCTCTTGCCCTGCCTGACGGGGGTCCTGCACCTGCCGTCATGCTTATCCATGAATGGTGGGGGCTGAATGATCAGATTAAGTCGGTGGCTGCCGAGTTCGCGAAATCCGGTTATGTGGCTCTCGCAGTTGATCTGTATGGTGGTAATGTTGCGACAGATCCGGAGGAGGCCCGCAAATATATGCAGGCGACAGAGGCGAAAGAAGCGACCGAGACCCTGCAGAAATGGAACGGCTGGTTACGGGGGCATCAAGCAACAACAAACCACTTAGGCACGGTCGGGTGGTGTTTCGGGGGTGGTTGGTCCTTGAACGCGTCAATCGCGTCCCCTGTGGATGCTACGGTTGTTTATTATGGTAATGTGACGCGCAGCCCGGAAGAACTTGCAAAGTTACAGGGACCCGTTCAGGGGCACTTCGCGACCCAGGACAAATGGATCAATCAAGAAATGGTGGATGGGTTTGTCGCGAATATGAAACAAGCAGGGCAAAAAGATCCTGAAATATATTGGTATGAGGCCGATCACGCTTTTGCAAACCCTTCTGGCGGGCGGTATGATCAGGAAGACGCGCAATTGTCCTGGCAGAGAACGCAGGCCTTCCTGAAAATGCATTTAGGATAG
- the cobT gene encoding cobaltochelatase subunit CobT, with amino-acid sequence MRAMSQDKELDVIYGNDQPGLAAHRARLPNPARDLPVEDIHKVRGKSDSLALRQRYHDDALHSKLVPAGGDAKTVFDTIEQARVESLGANRMKGVADNLYRQLDTRCKESGFDRIYSKEDAPLAEVLGLLVREKLTGTPVPSSASHMVDLWRDELEEKGEQDFNELIETAASQEDFAKAAKQLLKDLDLYDDAEGADSQSDETGDGDEGEQEPEAESSGAEGDDEAQEASAAEDAAAQEGAGEDSTDTEAGESAEQESASDGEEAGKDKQPAYPDDFRNFLEGPPYKAFTTEFDEVVQAHDLCEHEELSRLRQQLDQQLSNMHALVSKLANRLQRKLQAQQNRSWDFDLEEGILDAARLSRIVVDPLLPLSFKQEQDTDFRDTVVTLLIDNSGSMRGRPISIAAISADILARTLERCSVKVEILGFTTRAWKGGQSREKWLEQGKEANPGRLNDLRHIIYKPADYPYRRARQSLGLMLKEGLLKENIDGEGLLWAHNRLLGRPEQRRILMVISDGAPVDDSTLSVNPGNYLDRHLRDVIAWIEKKSPVELIAIGIGHDVTRYYQQAVTIIDAEQLGGVMMEQLADLFDENKTGAQKKNPMGW; translated from the coding sequence ATGAGAGCCATGTCACAAGACAAGGAACTGGATGTCATTTATGGCAATGACCAGCCTGGACTTGCGGCTCATCGTGCCCGATTACCGAACCCTGCGCGGGACCTTCCTGTTGAAGACATCCACAAAGTACGTGGCAAATCGGATAGTCTTGCCCTTCGCCAGCGGTATCATGATGATGCCCTGCATTCTAAATTGGTGCCGGCTGGCGGGGACGCAAAAACTGTTTTCGACACAATTGAACAGGCCCGGGTAGAATCTTTAGGCGCCAACCGGATGAAGGGGGTCGCAGACAACCTGTACCGACAGCTGGATACCCGCTGCAAAGAATCCGGTTTTGATCGTATTTACAGTAAAGAAGACGCTCCGCTAGCCGAAGTCCTCGGATTGCTGGTTCGCGAAAAATTAACTGGAACGCCAGTGCCTTCCAGCGCCAGCCATATGGTTGATCTATGGCGCGATGAGCTGGAAGAAAAAGGCGAACAGGATTTCAATGAACTGATTGAGACCGCAGCTAGCCAGGAAGATTTTGCAAAGGCGGCCAAGCAGCTTTTGAAAGACCTTGATCTGTATGACGATGCAGAAGGCGCTGACTCGCAAAGCGACGAAACCGGTGATGGCGATGAAGGCGAACAGGAGCCCGAAGCCGAAAGCAGTGGCGCTGAAGGAGATGATGAAGCCCAAGAGGCAAGTGCTGCAGAAGATGCGGCTGCCCAAGAAGGCGCTGGTGAAGACAGCACGGATACAGAGGCTGGTGAAAGCGCTGAACAGGAAAGTGCCAGTGATGGCGAAGAAGCTGGCAAAGACAAACAGCCTGCTTATCCAGACGACTTCCGGAACTTTCTGGAGGGCCCACCCTACAAAGCGTTTACCACCGAGTTTGATGAAGTGGTTCAGGCACATGATCTGTGTGAGCATGAAGAGCTAAGCCGATTGCGACAGCAACTTGATCAGCAGCTCTCTAATATGCATGCGTTGGTCAGCAAACTTGCTAACCGTCTTCAACGGAAATTGCAGGCTCAGCAAAACAGATCCTGGGACTTTGATCTGGAAGAAGGCATTCTGGATGCCGCACGGTTATCCCGTATTGTTGTTGATCCCCTCCTCCCCCTCTCCTTTAAACAGGAACAGGACACGGATTTCCGCGATACTGTCGTAACGTTATTGATCGACAATTCTGGCTCCATGCGGGGTCGGCCAATTTCTATTGCCGCTATTTCAGCAGATATTCTGGCCAGAACACTGGAACGGTGTTCTGTGAAGGTAGAAATTCTTGGCTTTACAACACGTGCGTGGAAAGGCGGACAATCTCGGGAAAAATGGCTTGAACAGGGGAAAGAAGCCAATCCGGGACGTCTAAACGACCTGCGTCACATTATTTACAAACCAGCAGACTACCCTTACCGGCGCGCGAGGCAATCACTCGGACTTATGCTGAAAGAAGGTCTGTTGAAAGAAAATATCGACGGCGAGGGCCTGTTGTGGGCGCATAACAGATTGTTGGGCCGCCCTGAACAACGTCGCATCCTGATGGTGATCTCAGATGGCGCTCCGGTCGATGACAGCACCCTGTCGGTCAATCCCGGCAACTATCTTGATCGTCATCTGCGCGATGTGATTGCCTGGATCGAGAAAAAATCACCGGTTGAGTTAATCGCCATTGGTATCGGTCATGACGTCACCCGATATTATCAGCAAGCTGTCACCATCATAGACGCCGAACAGTTGGGCGGCGTTATGATGGAACAACTCGCTGATCTCTTTGACGAAAACAAAACAGGCGCTCAAAAGAAGAACCCGATGGGCTGGTAG
- a CDS encoding HlyC/CorC family transporter yields the protein MDLEILLQIGAIALLLFLSGFFSGSETALTAASRARLHQMEQAGDARASIVNQLRLKHTKLISAILLGNNLVNILASAIATSLLISLFGDIGVAYATLIMTAMVLIFAEVLPKTYALRRPIRVARFVAPILRPAVFILSPFVLGVNAVVDVTLRMFGVGRQEDHPDSLTDVAQDELRGAIDLHSEDAGVIMHEKYMLDTILDMDEVELSEIMIHRKNVETVDASRPISEIIDHVLTSPYTRIPLWREDPENIVGVIHAKDLLRAVIPLHGDYEGLKIEDISSEPYFVPETTTLRNQLNSFLERQAHFALVVDEYGALMGLVTLEDILEEIVGEISDEHDIDVAGVKIIREDQIITQGSVTIRDLNRKCNWSLPDEEAATIAGLVIHEAKIIPDVGQAFTYFGFKFDILKKERNQITELRITKLPV from the coding sequence ATGGATTTGGAAATTTTATTGCAAATTGGTGCGATTGCGTTGCTTCTGTTTCTCTCCGGATTTTTCTCAGGATCAGAAACGGCCTTAACTGCGGCCTCTCGTGCCCGGCTCCACCAAATGGAACAGGCCGGCGATGCCCGGGCCTCTATTGTTAATCAACTTCGCTTGAAACACACGAAACTCATCAGTGCAATTCTGCTGGGAAATAATCTGGTTAACATTCTGGCATCCGCCATCGCTACCAGTTTACTGATCTCGCTATTTGGTGACATTGGTGTTGCCTATGCGACATTGATCATGACAGCGATGGTGTTGATTTTTGCGGAGGTTCTACCAAAAACCTATGCCCTCCGTCGTCCGATTAGAGTGGCCCGTTTTGTCGCGCCCATTCTTCGTCCAGCAGTTTTTATCCTGTCGCCGTTTGTTTTGGGTGTGAACGCTGTTGTCGATGTCACGCTGCGAATGTTTGGTGTTGGTCGTCAGGAAGACCATCCGGATTCTTTAACAGATGTTGCCCAGGATGAACTAAGAGGCGCGATCGATCTGCATTCTGAAGATGCGGGTGTCATCATGCACGAAAAATACATGCTCGACACCATTTTGGATATGGATGAGGTGGAGCTCAGTGAAATCATGATCCACCGCAAGAACGTTGAGACAGTTGATGCCTCAAGACCAATTTCAGAAATAATTGATCACGTTCTGACCAGTCCTTATACCCGAATTCCACTGTGGCGCGAAGATCCGGAAAATATCGTCGGTGTTATTCATGCTAAAGATCTGTTGCGCGCAGTCATTCCGCTGCATGGTGACTATGAAGGTTTGAAAATCGAAGACATATCATCAGAGCCTTATTTCGTTCCCGAAACCACGACCTTGCGCAACCAGCTGAACTCCTTTTTGGAACGTCAGGCGCATTTTGCCCTTGTAGTGGATGAGTATGGTGCCTTGATGGGGCTGGTCACGCTTGAGGATATTCTTGAAGAAATTGTCGGTGAAATTTCCGATGAGCATGATATCGACGTTGCCGGCGTAAAAATCATCCGGGAGGATCAAATCATTACGCAAGGCTCTGTTACTATTCGGGACCTCAATCGTAAATGCAATTGGTCCTTGCCCGATGAAGAAGCGGCAACAATCGCAGGGCTTGTCATACATGAGGCCAAGATCATTCCCGATGTCGGTCAGGCTTTCACCTATTTTGGATTTAAGTTCGATATTCTAAAGAAGGAAAGAAATCAAATAACTGAGTTGAGAATTACTAAATTGCCAGTATAA
- the aroB gene encoding 3-dehydroquinate synthase produces the protein MTSPASSIHQPVKDERVSVDLGERSYNIVIGGNLLDRSGPLISEVLRKKRVAIITDETVGPLHLHRLQKTLEAEGIEQVSITLPAGEQTKDLKFFGDLLDRLLEARIGRDECLIAFGGGVIGDLTGFAASALRRGVDFIQIPTTLLSQVDSSVGGKTGVNSRHGKNLIGAFYQPKLVVADVSLLDSLPQRDLLAGYAEVVKYGLLGDFDFYNWLEQYGPAIIEGEISARIHAVKTSVQTKADIVAADEKESGVRALLNLGHTFGHALEAETGYGPSLVHGEGVAVGMLMAMDLSAKMGLMTWQDCERVKAHYQKTGLLSELPAIEGVVWNAKKLLAHMYQDKKVDKGKLTFILMKSIGAAFTTQDVNEDDILDILDSYVRSHTERN, from the coding sequence ATGACTTCTCCAGCGTCCAGTATCCATCAGCCGGTAAAAGACGAGCGCGTCTCAGTAGACTTGGGTGAACGGTCCTATAATATTGTGATCGGCGGAAACCTGTTGGACCGTTCAGGACCACTTATCTCAGAAGTGCTTCGAAAAAAAAGAGTAGCCATCATAACCGATGAAACGGTTGGCCCTCTTCACTTGCACCGCCTTCAAAAAACGCTTGAGGCAGAAGGTATAGAACAGGTCAGCATTACGCTACCGGCAGGCGAACAAACGAAAGACCTCAAATTTTTTGGGGACTTGCTGGATAGATTACTGGAAGCCCGGATCGGGCGGGACGAATGCCTGATTGCTTTCGGCGGCGGTGTCATCGGTGATTTGACAGGGTTTGCAGCTTCCGCCCTTCGGCGAGGGGTCGACTTCATACAAATACCAACAACCCTTTTATCCCAAGTAGACAGTTCCGTCGGTGGTAAAACCGGCGTAAACTCCCGTCATGGCAAAAATCTAATCGGTGCGTTTTATCAACCAAAACTTGTCGTTGCAGATGTGTCTCTGCTGGATAGTCTTCCACAACGAGACCTTCTCGCAGGATACGCAGAGGTTGTGAAATATGGACTTCTTGGGGATTTCGATTTCTATAACTGGCTTGAACAATACGGCCCGGCGATCATCGAAGGGGAAATTTCTGCCCGTATTCATGCTGTAAAAACAAGCGTTCAAACAAAAGCTGATATTGTCGCAGCAGATGAAAAGGAAAGCGGTGTCCGCGCCTTGCTTAATCTTGGTCATACCTTTGGTCATGCCCTTGAGGCAGAAACCGGGTACGGCCCAAGCCTGGTCCATGGTGAAGGCGTAGCTGTGGGAATGCTCATGGCAATGGATCTTTCCGCGAAAATGGGTTTAATGACCTGGCAGGATTGCGAACGTGTGAAGGCGCACTATCAGAAAACCGGATTACTGAGCGAACTGCCCGCAATCGAGGGCGTGGTCTGGAATGCCAAAAAACTTCTCGCGCACATGTATCAAGACAAGAAAGTCGACAAAGGAAAGCTCACCTTTATTCTGATGAAATCAATTGGTGCCGCCTTTACGACACAAGACGTAAACGAAGACGATATTTTGGACATTCTTGACAGCTATGTCCGATCCCATACGGAAAGGAATTAA